The proteins below are encoded in one region of Winogradskyella helgolandensis:
- a CDS encoding leucyl aminopeptidase family protein yields MTYKHTKTLDTSKDFILPCRKDNLDAIKEFLPIAKPDFDGSFSTYQLLYGKDGNRIYLIGLGEEKHSAKIENTFQKLAFETQKHWDKTIQVYAEHLSDEETKKAVIGIEMTQYEIGEFKSTKEKSNKTAISFASTKTLKTILDEGQYTGETINKIKALVDAPPNIKTPEFLGKWAEKSAKKADYKCTVLKHKELKKQGFDAVLSVGKGSINKPVVIITEYTPKPSKKIDIALVGKGITFDSGGLSIKPSTNLHYMKSDMGGAAVVLGVVELVAKLNLDINIVGIVCSAENAVDAESYRPGDVIDSYSGKTIEIIDTDAEGRLVLADGLSYAVKNIKPEYLIDLATLTGSVVRTLGYEAAGMFTHNQDMARTMSDIGYKVHERVWQLPMFEEYKSDLHSDIADLRNFSGKPLTGATNAAQFLESFTEEHKNWMHLDIAGVSFGSSPYAKMKSASGYGIQLITEFIKKKASK; encoded by the coding sequence ATGACTTACAAACACACCAAAACATTAGATACCTCAAAGGACTTTATTCTACCTTGTAGAAAAGACAATCTTGATGCTATAAAAGAATTTTTACCTATCGCTAAACCCGATTTTGACGGTAGCTTTTCTACCTATCAACTACTTTATGGAAAAGACGGTAACAGAATATACCTCATAGGTTTAGGAGAAGAAAAACATAGTGCTAAAATAGAAAATACATTTCAAAAATTAGCGTTCGAAACACAGAAGCATTGGGATAAAACGATTCAGGTTTACGCTGAGCATTTAAGTGACGAGGAGACCAAAAAAGCAGTCATTGGAATTGAAATGACGCAATATGAAATTGGTGAATTCAAATCAACAAAAGAGAAATCAAATAAAACAGCGATTTCATTTGCTTCAACTAAAACGCTTAAAACTATTTTAGACGAAGGACAATATACAGGAGAAACCATCAACAAAATAAAAGCCTTAGTTGATGCACCTCCAAATATTAAAACACCTGAATTCTTAGGGAAATGGGCAGAAAAATCAGCAAAAAAAGCAGATTATAAATGTACAGTCTTAAAACACAAAGAGCTCAAAAAACAAGGCTTCGATGCCGTTTTATCTGTTGGAAAAGGTAGCATTAATAAACCTGTCGTAATAATTACAGAGTACACTCCAAAACCAAGTAAAAAAATTGACATTGCCTTAGTTGGCAAAGGGATTACTTTCGATTCTGGTGGATTATCCATTAAGCCTTCAACCAACCTACATTACATGAAAAGTGATATGGGAGGAGCGGCTGTCGTTTTAGGTGTTGTAGAATTGGTTGCTAAATTAAATCTTGACATTAATATTGTTGGTATTGTGTGTTCTGCAGAAAATGCTGTGGATGCAGAAAGCTACAGACCTGGAGATGTAATTGACTCCTACTCTGGTAAAACCATTGAAATTATTGATACAGACGCCGAAGGTCGTTTAGTATTAGCAGACGGCTTAAGTTATGCTGTTAAAAACATAAAACCAGAATATCTTATTGATTTAGCCACCTTAACAGGAAGCGTTGTAAGAACCTTAGGCTATGAAGCTGCAGGCATGTTTACGCATAACCAAGACATGGCAAGGACGATGTCTGATATTGGTTATAAAGTCCACGAGCGGGTTTGGCAATTGCCAATGTTTGAAGAATACAAAAGTGACTTACATAGTGATATTGCTGACTTAAGAAATTTCAGCGGTAAACCGTTGACAGGAGCGACAAATGCTGCACAATTTTTAGAATCGTTTACAGAAGAGCATAAAAATTGGATGCATTTAGATATTGCTGGTGTGTCTTTTGGAAGCTCTCCTTATGCAAAAATGAAAAGTGCTTCAGGTTATGGCATTCAATTAATTACAGAATTTATTAAGAAAAAAGCTTCAAAATAA
- a CDS encoding alpha/beta hydrolase has translation MPKLKQMTVTEFEPIIEILEEAYEIPHLNATRKISALLPHDYYETEKRYPVLYLQDGQNLFNPAAPFGDWAIDKSMAQLAEQGFGDLIIIAVDHGNEERISEYLPYYHPRFGEGKGNFYIQFMIEKLIPYINSHYRTLTDFNNTGIGGSSMGGLISLHAGLKNPGVFGKMMIFSPSLWLSNKIFKSTKSFEPLQKSKLYLYSGGQESAEHLPNAHRLGGIIQEKMINGYQIDFHFSINEHGNHSEAHWREEFPKAVKWLYFNS, from the coding sequence ATGCCTAAATTAAAACAAATGACAGTGACGGAGTTCGAACCTATAATAGAAATACTAGAAGAAGCTTACGAAATACCACACCTTAATGCTACGCGTAAAATCTCAGCATTATTACCGCATGATTACTATGAAACTGAAAAACGCTATCCTGTACTCTACTTACAAGATGGCCAAAACTTATTTAATCCTGCTGCACCATTTGGTGATTGGGCTATTGATAAATCAATGGCACAATTGGCAGAACAAGGTTTTGGTGATCTTATAATAATTGCTGTAGACCATGGAAACGAGGAACGTATCAGCGAATATTTACCTTATTATCACCCTCGTTTTGGAGAAGGCAAAGGGAATTTTTACATTCAATTTATGATTGAAAAACTCATTCCTTACATCAATAGCCACTATAGAACCTTAACCGATTTTAATAATACAGGTATTGGAGGGAGCTCTATGGGAGGTTTAATTAGTTTACATGCAGGTCTAAAAAATCCTGGTGTTTTTGGTAAAATGATGATTTTCTCCCCTAGCCTATGGCTTTCTAATAAAATTTTCAAAAGCACTAAATCTTTTGAGCCACTACAAAAATCAAAATTGTATTTATATTCAGGTGGACAAGAAAGTGCAGAGCATTTACCAAATGCCCATCGATTAGGAGGCATTATCCAAGAAAAAATGATTAATGGTTATCAGATTGATTTTCATTTTTCAATTAATGAACACGGGAACCATTCTGAAGCCCATTGGAGAGAAGAATTTCCAAAAGCCGTAAAATGGCTCTATTTTAATTCATAG